In Equus asinus isolate D_3611 breed Donkey chromosome 13, EquAss-T2T_v2, whole genome shotgun sequence, one DNA window encodes the following:
- the TSPOAP1 gene encoding peripheral-type benzodiazepine receptor-associated protein 1 isoform X5, with amino-acid sequence MEPWALPAWQSWTPGQGSEPGGTAPSIADTPAALQLGELGLKESSEPEGARSLRLVGGIDPEGTETELPSLGQQAASSGPSCPMLEDEEAEVFPEGKLNMGFGDGPNLELLRALGELQQRCAILKEENQMLRKSSFPETEEKVRRLKRKNAELAVIAKRLEERARKLQETNLRVVSAPVPRPGASLELCRKALARQRAQDLSETASVLLAKDKQIAALQRECRELQARLTLVGKEGPQWLHVRDFDRLLRESQREVLRLQRQIALRNQQEPPPPPRPPGPAAPARAGAPAPGAPGEATLQEDVESPPVVLGEPEKQQRVQQLESELSKKRKKCESLEQEARKKQRRCEELVEWENAELRGQLLGVTQERDSALRKSQGLQSKLESLEQVLKHMREVAQRRQQLEVEYEQARLSLQEKQQEVQRLQQAQAEAKREHEGAMQLLESTLDSMQVRVRELEEQCRSQTERFSLLAQELQAFRLHPGPLDLLTSALGCSTLGDRPPPPCCCSTPQPCRGSGPKGNLAVEGLAPYPRGSTLSPCSLFRPQTADPHAFFSLDLDLPPGSPGRCSQKSSEPASATLAGVPRRTAKKAESLSNSSRSESIHNSPKSCPTPEVDTASEVEELEADSVSLLPAAPEGSRGGARIQVFLARYSYNPFEGPNENPEAELPLTAGEYIYIYGNMDEDGFFEGELMDGRRGLVPSNFVERVSDDDLLTSLPPELADLSHSSGPELSFLSGGGGGSSSGGQSSGGRSQPRAEEEAAGDELSLSPLPEGLGEPPAVPYPRHLAILKQLAHSVVLAWEPPPEQVELHGYHICVNGELRQALGPGVPPKAVLEDLDLRAGPLRVSVQSLTSRGSSDPLRCCLVVGAQARVVPTQLRVHRLTATSAEITWVPSNSNLAHAIYLNGEECPPACPSTYWATFCHLRPGTLYQARVEAQLPPRGSWEPGWERPEQRAATLQFTTLPAGPPDAPLDVQIEPGPSPGILIISWLPVTIDAAGTSNGVRVTGYAVYADGQKIMEVASPTAGSVLVELSQLQLLQVCSEVAVRTMSPHGESADSIPAPVTPALAVACLPARVSCPSPRPGSEARPPLAPASPGPGDPSSPLPCPDPHGTREPPGGPPASPPRETPKGSQEEPPAPCSQEEVGAAVLGASENRRASGPTVRETVPGPAASSLAKEEAEWTAGEACPAPCSTQEALAQRVPSAEACRGGDAASGLRPRAEREDTAELGVRLVNSLVDHGRNSDLSDIQEEEEEEEEDEELGSRTCSFQKQVAGSCIRENGAKPQPDPIWETDSDEEVLEQILELPLQQFCSKKLFSIPEEEEEEDEEDEEDKERPGAGCSSRDPGVPEPAVLGLGCDSSLPRGPGPCPLSPEPSRAGDRLEDMPGLVGGNSWKRGNGSPEKPPNRRRSPDPREHCSRLLSNCGPQASGRPGPTRERGAPVVGEGAKGGPEAGGRGRPAPSRRCPRGRAPESGLASCLSPKCLEISIEYDSEDEQEAGGGGVSITSSCYLGDGEAWGTAPIGRPRGPLKANSGLNPYPRLLAWEKGEPERRGRSATGRAKEQPSRAAESGEPRGQRGPPRKGGRAPRPTELAPPRSPPEVLAYQDLPVRVFVALFDYDPVSMSPNPDAGEEELPFREGQILKVFGDKDADGFYRGEGGGRTGYIPCNMVAEVAVDSLVGRQQLFQRGYLSPDVLIEGSGNCPFVYSTARTAGPPPKPRRSKKTESEGPAQPSAGFPQPVSSASLKAPRSMVAAFDYNPQESSPNMDVEAELPFRAGDVITVFGGMDDDGFYYGELNGQRGLVPSNFLEGPGPEAGSSDREPGTPQAESQDRASSTQGPPEPPGWPCAPGSGSFPRIGLGGPQGTREKVRGLLSKGKQLFRKLGSGKKE; translated from the exons ATGGAGCCATGGGCACTGCCCGCCTGGCAGAGCTGGACTCCAGGCCAGGGGAGCGAACCTGGAGGCACAGCCCCAAGCATTGCTGATACTCCAGCAGCTCTGCAGCTTGGAGAACTGGGGCTTAAGGAGAGCTCTGAGCCCGAGGGAGCCAGGAGCCTCCGACTTGTGGGGGGCATTGACCCTGAAGGAACAGAAACTGAGCTGCCCAGCCTGGGGCAGCAAGCAGCAAGCTCCGGACCCAGCTGCCCGATGCTGGAGGATGAGGAGGCGGAGGTTTTTCCTGAG GGCAAGCTGAACATGGGCTTCGGGGACGGACCCAATCTGGAGCTGCTGAGGGCCCTGGGGGAGCTGCAGCAGCGCTGTGCCATCCTTAAGGAGGaaaaccaaatgctg AGGAAGAGCAGCTTCCCTGAGACGGAGGAGAAGGTGCGGAGGCTGAAGCGGAAGAACGCGGAGCTGGCGGTCATTGCCAAGCGCCTGGAGGAGAGGGCCCGGAAACTGCAGGAGACTAACCTTAGGGTG GTGAGTGCCCCCGTGCCccgtccaggggccagcctggagtTGTGCCGGAAGGCCCTGGCCCGCCAACGAGCCCAGGACCTCAGTGAGACAGCCAGCGTCCTGCTGGCCAAGGACAAGCAGATTGCTGCCTTGCAGCGAGAGTGCAGGGAGCTGCAGGCCAGGCTCACCCTGGTCGGCAAG GAGGGCCCCCAGTGGCTCCACGTGCGGGACTTCGACCGGCTGCTGCGCGAGTCCCAGCGGGAGGTGCTGCGGCTGCAGAGGCAGATCGCTCTGCGCAACCAGCAGgagccgcccccgccgccccggcccccgGGCCCTGCTGCCCCGGCCAGAGCAGGGGCGCCCGCCCCCGGGGCCCCGGGAGAG GCCACACTCCAGGAAGATGTGGAAAGCCCACCCGTGGTCCTAGGGGAGCCAGAGAAACAGCAGAGGGTGCAGCAGCTG GAGTCAGAACTCAGCAAGAAGCGGAAGAAATGCGAAAGCCTGGAGCAGGAAGCCCGGAAAAAGCAGAGGCGATGTGAGGAGCTG GTGGAGTGGGAGAATGCGGAGCTGAGGGGCCAGCTCCTGGGGGTGACACAAGAGAGGGACTCAGCCCTTCGCAAGAGCCAGGGTCTGCAGAGCAAGCTGGAGAGCCTGGAGCAGGTGCTGAAG CACATGCGGGAGGTGGCccagcggcggcagcagctggaggtCGAGTATGAGCAGGCTCGGCTCAGCCtgcaggagaagcagcaggaggtCCAGAGGCTGCAGCAG GCCCAGGCGGAAGCTAAGAGGGAACATGAAGGCGCCATGCAGCTGCTGGAG tcCACCCTGGATTCCATGCAG GTCCGGGTTCGAGAGCTCGAGGAGCAGTGCCGCAGCCAAACTGAGCGCTTCAGCCTCCTGGCGCAGGAGCTCCAGGCCTTCCGCCTGCACCCTGGCCCCTTGGATCTGCTCACCTCTGCCCTGGGCTGCAGTACCCTTGGGGACCGTCCACCACCCCCCTGCTGCTGCTCTACCCCCCAGCCCTGCAGGGGGTCTGGCCCCAAAG GAAACCTTGCTGTGGAGGGCCTGGCTCCCTATCCAAGAGGCTCCACCCTCAGTCCCTGCTCCCTCTTCAGGCCACAGACCGCAGACCCACATGCCTTCTTCTCTTTAGACCTTGACCTCCCACCGGGCTCCCCAGGGCGCTGCAGCCAAAAGTCTTCCGAGCCTGCCTCTGCCACGCTTGCTGGGGTCCCTCGAAGGACCGCCAAGAAGGCAGAGTCTCTCTCCAACTCCTCTCGCTCTGAGTCCATCCACAACAGCCCCAAGTCTTGCCCTACGCCTGAG GTGGACACAGCCAGTGAGgtggaggagctggaggcagaCAGTGTGTCCCTGCTCCCAGCAGCGCCGGAGGGCAGCCGGGGAGGAGCCAGGATCCAGGTCTTCCTAGCGCGCTACAG CTACAACCCCTTCGAGGGCCCCAACGAGAATCCAGAGGCAGAGCTGCCGCTTACTGCTGGCGAATATATCTACATCTATGGCAACATGGATGAGGATGGCTTTTTTGAAG ggGAGCTTATGGATGGCCGAAGGGGCCTGGTCCCTTCCAATTTTGTAGAGCGTGTGTCCGACGACGACCTCCTGACCTCCCTCCCTCCGGAGCTGGCCGATTTATCCCACAGTTCAGGCCCTGAACTCAGTTTCCTGAGCGGAGGTGGGGGTGGCAGCAGTAGTGGGGGCCAGAGCAGCGGGGGACGCAGCCAGcccagagcagaggaggaggctgCAGGGGACGAGCTTAGTCTGAGCCCCCTGCCTGAGGGTCTGGGTGAGCCTCCTGCTGTGCCTTACCCCCGCCATCTGGCAATCCTCAAGCAGCTGGCCCACAGTGTGGTGCTGGCCTGGGAGCCACCTCCTGAGCAAGTGGAGCTACACGGCTACCATATCTGCGTGAATGGGGAGCTGCGTcaggccctggggcctggggtgcCCCCCAAGGCTGTGCTTGAGGACCTGGACCTGCGGGCCGGGCCCCTCCGTGTTTCTGTACAGTCCCTGACCAGTCGGGGCAGCTCCGACCCTCTGCGCTGCTGCTTGGTGGTGGGTGCCCAGGCCCGAGTGGTACCTACTCAGCTGCGGGTCCATCGACTGACAGCCACATCTGCTGAGATTACCTGGGTTCCCAGCAATAGCAACTTGGCCCATGCCATCTACCTCAATGGGGAAGAGTGcccccctgcctgccccagcaCCTACTGGGCCACTTTCTGCCACCTGCGGCCTGGTACACTCTATCAGGCACGAGTGGAAGCTCAGCTCCCACCTCGAGGATCCTGGGAACCAGGCTGGGAGCGGCCGGAGCAGCGGGCTGCCACACTGCAGTTCACCACACTCCCCGCAG GCCCACCTGATGCCCCCCTGGATGTGCAGATTGAGCCGGGGCCCTCGCCTGGAATCTTGATCATCAGCTGGCTCCCAGTAACAATTGATGCTGCTGGCACCTCCAATGGCGTCCGTGTCACAGGCTATGCCGTTTATGCTGATGGGCAGAAG atcatGGAGGTGGCCTCGCCCACAGCAGGCAGTGTGCTGGTGGAGTTGTCccagctgcagctgctgcaggTGTGCAGTGAGGTGGCTGTACGTACCATGTCACCCCATGGCGAGTCAGCCGACTCCATTCCAGCTCCtgtcaccccagccctggctgtgGCCTGCCTGCCAGCCAGGGTCTCCTGCCCCTCACCACGACCAGGCTCGGAGGCCAGACCACCCCTTGCTCCAGCTTCTCCAGGGCCTGGAGACCCCAGCTCTCCCCTCCCGTGCCCTGACCCCCATGGAACTCGAGAGCCCCCTGGAGGCCCCCCAGCAAGCCCTCCCAGAGAGACACCAAAAGGATCCCAAGAGGAGCCCCCAGCACCTTGCTCCCAG GAGGAGGTTGGGGCAGCTGTGCTGGGTGCCTCAGAGAACAGGAGGGCCAGTGGGCCAACCGTGAGGGAGACCGTTCCTGGCCCTGCAGCGTCCTCACTCGCCAAGGAGGAGGCCGAGTGGACTGCAGGAGAGGCCTGCCCAGCACCCTGCTCTACACAGGAAGCCCTGGCCCAGAGGGTGCCCAGTGCTGAGGCCTGCCGCGGAGGAGACGCAGCGTCTGGGCTGAGGCCCAGGGCTGAG AGGGAGGACACGGCGGAGCTCGGGGTCCGTCTGGTGAACTCCCTTGTGGACCATGGCCGCAACTCAGATCTATCAGACAtccaagaggaggaggaagaggaggaagaggatgaggagcTGGGTTCCAGGACTTGCTCTTTCCAGAAGCAGGTTGCTGGCAGCTGCATTAGGGAGAATGGGGCCAAG ccccagcccgaCCCCATCTGGGAGACTGACAGCGACGAGGAGGTCTTGGAGCAGATCCTGGAGCTGCCCCTCCAGCAGTTCTGCAGCAAGAAGCTCTTTAGCatccctgaggaggaggaggaagaggatgaggaggatgaggaggacaaagagaggccaggggctggctgTTCTTCCCGAGACCCTGGCGTTCCTGAGCCTGCAGTGCTGGGGCTGGGCTGTGACAGCAGTCTGCCCCGAGGACCTGGCCCGTGTCCGTTGTCTCCTGAGCCCTCCAGGGCTGGGGACCGCCTGGAGGACATGCCCGGACTAGTTGGTGGAAACAGCTGGAAGAGAGGAAATGGCTCCCCCGAGAAGCCCCCAAACCGCAGGCGGTCCCCAGATCCCCGTGAACACTGCAGCCGACTTCTCAGCAACTGCGGGCCCCAGGCCTCTGGACGACCAGGCCCCACGCGGGAGAGGGGGGCCCCCGTTGTGGGCGAGGGTGCCAAGGGTGGACCAGAGGCTGGTGGGAGAGGGCGGCCGGCCCCTTCCCGGAGGTGCCCCCGGGGCCGGGCCCCAGAATCTGGCCTGGCCAGCTGCCTGTCTCCCAAATGCTTGGAAATCAGCATCGAATATGATTCTGAGGATGAACaggaggcgggcggcgggggcgTCAGCATCACCAGCTCCTGCTACCTTGGAGATGGGGAAGCCTGGGGCACAGCACCTATAGGAAGGCCCAGGGGACCTCTGAAGGCCAATTCAGGCCTCAACCCCTACCCACGCCTCCTGGCCTGGGAGAAAGGGGAGCCAGAACGGAGAGGCCGCAGTGCGACTGGCAGAGCCAAGGAGCAACCCTCCCGG GCAGCAGAGTCGGGGGAgcccagagggcagaggggcccccCAAGGAAAGGGGGCCGGGCCCCCAGGCCCACCGAGCTGG CCCCTCCGAGGAGTCCCCCAGAAGTGCTGGCTTACCAGGACCTACCTGTCAGGGTCTTTGTGGCTCTGTTTGACTATGACCCTGTGTCAATGTCACCCAACCCTGATGCTGGGGAAGAGGAGCTCCCCTTCCGGGAGGGCCAGATCCTGAAG GTGTTTGGGGACAAGGATGCCGATGGCTTCTACCGGGGTGAAGGTGGGGGCCGGACTGGCTACATCCCCTGCAACATGGTGGCTGAGGTAGCTGTGGACAGTCTTGTGGGGAGACAACAGTTGTTCCAGCGGGGTTATTTGTCCCCAGATGTTCTCATTGAGGGCTCAG GGAATTGTCCCTTTGTGTACTCCACAGCCCGCACAGCTGGGCCTCCTCCCAAGCCCCGCCGCTCCAAGAAAA CTGAGTCAGaaggccctgcccagcccagtgcAG GCTTCCCCCAGCCGGTCTCCTCTGCCAGCCTGAAAGCTCCCCGCTCCATGGTGGCTGCATTTGACTACAATCCCCAGGAGAGCTCCCCCAACATGGATGTGGAG GCAGAGCTACCCTTCCGGGCAGGGGACGTCATTACTGTGTTCGGGGGCATGGACGATGATGGTTTCTACTAT GGCGAGCTGAATGGACAGAGGGGCCTGGTTCCATCCAACTTCCTGGAGGGCCCTGGGCCTGAGGCGGGCAGCTCAGACAGGGAGCCTGGGACACCCCAGGCTGAGAGTCAG GACCGGGCCAGCTCAACACAAGGACCCCCAGAgcccccaggctggccctgtgccccTGGCTCTGGCAGCTTCCCCAG
- the TSPOAP1 gene encoding peripheral-type benzodiazepine receptor-associated protein 1 isoform X8 — translation MEPWALPAWQSWTPGQGSEPGGTAPSIADTPAALQLGELGLKESSEPEGARSLRLVGGIDPEGTETELPSLGQQAASSGPSCPMLEDEEAEVFPEGKLNMGFGDGPNLELLRALGELQQRCAILKEENQMLRKSSFPETEEKVRRLKRKNAELAVIAKRLEERARKLQETNLRVVSAPVPRPGASLELCRKALARQRAQDLSETASVLLAKDKQIAALQRECRELQARLTLVGKEGPQWLHVRDFDRLLRESQREVLRLQRQIALRNQQEPPPPPRPPGPAAPARAGAPAPGAPGEESELSKKRKKCESLEQEARKKQRRCEELVEWENAELRGQLLGVTQERDSALRKSQGLQSKLESLEQVLKHMREVAQRRQQLEVEYEQARLSLQEKQQEVQRLQQAQAEAKREHEGAMQLLESTLDSMQVRVRELEEQCRSQTERFSLLAQELQAFRLHPGPLDLLTSALGCSTLGDRPPPPCCCSTPQPCRGSGPKGNLAVEGLAPYPRGSTLSPCSLFRPQTADPHAFFSLDLDLPPGSPGRCSQKSSEPASATLAGVPRRTAKKAESLSNSSRSESIHNSPKSCPTPEVDTASEVEELEADSVSLLPAAPEGSRGGARIQVFLARYSYNPFEGPNENPEAELPLTAGEYIYIYGNMDEDGFFEGELMDGRRGLVPSNFVERVSDDDLLTSLPPELADLSHSSGPELSFLSGGGGGSSSGGQSSGGRSQPRAEEEAAGDELSLSPLPEGLGEPPAVPYPRHLAILKQLAHSVVLAWEPPPEQVELHGYHICVNGELRQALGPGVPPKAVLEDLDLRAGPLRVSVQSLTSRGSSDPLRCCLVVGAQARVVPTQLRVHRLTATSAEITWVPSNSNLAHAIYLNGEECPPACPSTYWATFCHLRPGTLYQARVEAQLPPRGSWEPGWERPEQRAATLQFTTLPAGPPDAPLDVQIEPGPSPGILIISWLPVTIDAAGTSNGVRVTGYAVYADGQKIMEVASPTAGSVLVELSQLQLLQVCSEVAVRTMSPHGESADSIPAPVTPALAVACLPARVSCPSPRPGSEARPPLAPASPGPGDPSSPLPCPDPHGTREPPGGPPASPPRETPKGSQEEPPAPCSQEEVGAAVLGASENRRASGPTVRETVPGPAASSLAKEEAEWTAGEACPAPCSTQEALAQRVPSAEACRGGDAASGLRPRAEREDTAELGVRLVNSLVDHGRNSDLSDIQEEEEEEEEDEELGSRTCSFQKQVAGSCIRENGAKPQPDPIWETDSDEEVLEQILELPLQQFCSKKLFSIPEEEEEEDEEDEEDKERPGAGCSSRDPGVPEPAVLGLGCDSSLPRGPGPCPLSPEPSRAGDRLEDMPGLVGGNSWKRGNGSPEKPPNRRRSPDPREHCSRLLSNCGPQASGRPGPTRERGAPVVGEGAKGGPEAGGRGRPAPSRRCPRGRAPESGLASCLSPKCLEISIEYDSEDEQEAGGGGVSITSSCYLGDGEAWGTAPIGRPRGPLKANSGLNPYPRLLAWEKGEPERRGRSATGRAKEQPSRAAESGEPRGQRGPPRKGGRAPRPTELAPPRSPPEVLAYQDLPVRVFVALFDYDPVSMSPNPDAGEEELPFREGQILKVFGDKDADGFYRGEGGGRTGYIPCNMVAEVAVDSLVGRQQLFQRGYLSPDVLIEGSGNCPFVYSTARTAGPPPKPRRSKKTESEGPAQPSAGFPQPVSSASLKAPRSMVAAFDYNPQESSPNMDVEAELPFRAGDVITVFGGMDDDGFYYGELNGQRGLVPSNFLEGPGPEAGSSDREPGTPQAESQDRASSTQGPPEPPGWPCAPGSGSFPRIGLGGPQGTREKVRGLLSKGKQLFRKLGSGKKE, via the exons ATGGAGCCATGGGCACTGCCCGCCTGGCAGAGCTGGACTCCAGGCCAGGGGAGCGAACCTGGAGGCACAGCCCCAAGCATTGCTGATACTCCAGCAGCTCTGCAGCTTGGAGAACTGGGGCTTAAGGAGAGCTCTGAGCCCGAGGGAGCCAGGAGCCTCCGACTTGTGGGGGGCATTGACCCTGAAGGAACAGAAACTGAGCTGCCCAGCCTGGGGCAGCAAGCAGCAAGCTCCGGACCCAGCTGCCCGATGCTGGAGGATGAGGAGGCGGAGGTTTTTCCTGAG GGCAAGCTGAACATGGGCTTCGGGGACGGACCCAATCTGGAGCTGCTGAGGGCCCTGGGGGAGCTGCAGCAGCGCTGTGCCATCCTTAAGGAGGaaaaccaaatgctg AGGAAGAGCAGCTTCCCTGAGACGGAGGAGAAGGTGCGGAGGCTGAAGCGGAAGAACGCGGAGCTGGCGGTCATTGCCAAGCGCCTGGAGGAGAGGGCCCGGAAACTGCAGGAGACTAACCTTAGGGTG GTGAGTGCCCCCGTGCCccgtccaggggccagcctggagtTGTGCCGGAAGGCCCTGGCCCGCCAACGAGCCCAGGACCTCAGTGAGACAGCCAGCGTCCTGCTGGCCAAGGACAAGCAGATTGCTGCCTTGCAGCGAGAGTGCAGGGAGCTGCAGGCCAGGCTCACCCTGGTCGGCAAG GAGGGCCCCCAGTGGCTCCACGTGCGGGACTTCGACCGGCTGCTGCGCGAGTCCCAGCGGGAGGTGCTGCGGCTGCAGAGGCAGATCGCTCTGCGCAACCAGCAGgagccgcccccgccgccccggcccccgGGCCCTGCTGCCCCGGCCAGAGCAGGGGCGCCCGCCCCCGGGGCCCCGGGAGAG GAGTCAGAACTCAGCAAGAAGCGGAAGAAATGCGAAAGCCTGGAGCAGGAAGCCCGGAAAAAGCAGAGGCGATGTGAGGAGCTG GTGGAGTGGGAGAATGCGGAGCTGAGGGGCCAGCTCCTGGGGGTGACACAAGAGAGGGACTCAGCCCTTCGCAAGAGCCAGGGTCTGCAGAGCAAGCTGGAGAGCCTGGAGCAGGTGCTGAAG CACATGCGGGAGGTGGCccagcggcggcagcagctggaggtCGAGTATGAGCAGGCTCGGCTCAGCCtgcaggagaagcagcaggaggtCCAGAGGCTGCAGCAG GCCCAGGCGGAAGCTAAGAGGGAACATGAAGGCGCCATGCAGCTGCTGGAG tcCACCCTGGATTCCATGCAG GTCCGGGTTCGAGAGCTCGAGGAGCAGTGCCGCAGCCAAACTGAGCGCTTCAGCCTCCTGGCGCAGGAGCTCCAGGCCTTCCGCCTGCACCCTGGCCCCTTGGATCTGCTCACCTCTGCCCTGGGCTGCAGTACCCTTGGGGACCGTCCACCACCCCCCTGCTGCTGCTCTACCCCCCAGCCCTGCAGGGGGTCTGGCCCCAAAG GAAACCTTGCTGTGGAGGGCCTGGCTCCCTATCCAAGAGGCTCCACCCTCAGTCCCTGCTCCCTCTTCAGGCCACAGACCGCAGACCCACATGCCTTCTTCTCTTTAGACCTTGACCTCCCACCGGGCTCCCCAGGGCGCTGCAGCCAAAAGTCTTCCGAGCCTGCCTCTGCCACGCTTGCTGGGGTCCCTCGAAGGACCGCCAAGAAGGCAGAGTCTCTCTCCAACTCCTCTCGCTCTGAGTCCATCCACAACAGCCCCAAGTCTTGCCCTACGCCTGAG GTGGACACAGCCAGTGAGgtggaggagctggaggcagaCAGTGTGTCCCTGCTCCCAGCAGCGCCGGAGGGCAGCCGGGGAGGAGCCAGGATCCAGGTCTTCCTAGCGCGCTACAG CTACAACCCCTTCGAGGGCCCCAACGAGAATCCAGAGGCAGAGCTGCCGCTTACTGCTGGCGAATATATCTACATCTATGGCAACATGGATGAGGATGGCTTTTTTGAAG ggGAGCTTATGGATGGCCGAAGGGGCCTGGTCCCTTCCAATTTTGTAGAGCGTGTGTCCGACGACGACCTCCTGACCTCCCTCCCTCCGGAGCTGGCCGATTTATCCCACAGTTCAGGCCCTGAACTCAGTTTCCTGAGCGGAGGTGGGGGTGGCAGCAGTAGTGGGGGCCAGAGCAGCGGGGGACGCAGCCAGcccagagcagaggaggaggctgCAGGGGACGAGCTTAGTCTGAGCCCCCTGCCTGAGGGTCTGGGTGAGCCTCCTGCTGTGCCTTACCCCCGCCATCTGGCAATCCTCAAGCAGCTGGCCCACAGTGTGGTGCTGGCCTGGGAGCCACCTCCTGAGCAAGTGGAGCTACACGGCTACCATATCTGCGTGAATGGGGAGCTGCGTcaggccctggggcctggggtgcCCCCCAAGGCTGTGCTTGAGGACCTGGACCTGCGGGCCGGGCCCCTCCGTGTTTCTGTACAGTCCCTGACCAGTCGGGGCAGCTCCGACCCTCTGCGCTGCTGCTTGGTGGTGGGTGCCCAGGCCCGAGTGGTACCTACTCAGCTGCGGGTCCATCGACTGACAGCCACATCTGCTGAGATTACCTGGGTTCCCAGCAATAGCAACTTGGCCCATGCCATCTACCTCAATGGGGAAGAGTGcccccctgcctgccccagcaCCTACTGGGCCACTTTCTGCCACCTGCGGCCTGGTACACTCTATCAGGCACGAGTGGAAGCTCAGCTCCCACCTCGAGGATCCTGGGAACCAGGCTGGGAGCGGCCGGAGCAGCGGGCTGCCACACTGCAGTTCACCACACTCCCCGCAG GCCCACCTGATGCCCCCCTGGATGTGCAGATTGAGCCGGGGCCCTCGCCTGGAATCTTGATCATCAGCTGGCTCCCAGTAACAATTGATGCTGCTGGCACCTCCAATGGCGTCCGTGTCACAGGCTATGCCGTTTATGCTGATGGGCAGAAG atcatGGAGGTGGCCTCGCCCACAGCAGGCAGTGTGCTGGTGGAGTTGTCccagctgcagctgctgcaggTGTGCAGTGAGGTGGCTGTACGTACCATGTCACCCCATGGCGAGTCAGCCGACTCCATTCCAGCTCCtgtcaccccagccctggctgtgGCCTGCCTGCCAGCCAGGGTCTCCTGCCCCTCACCACGACCAGGCTCGGAGGCCAGACCACCCCTTGCTCCAGCTTCTCCAGGGCCTGGAGACCCCAGCTCTCCCCTCCCGTGCCCTGACCCCCATGGAACTCGAGAGCCCCCTGGAGGCCCCCCAGCAAGCCCTCCCAGAGAGACACCAAAAGGATCCCAAGAGGAGCCCCCAGCACCTTGCTCCCAG GAGGAGGTTGGGGCAGCTGTGCTGGGTGCCTCAGAGAACAGGAGGGCCAGTGGGCCAACCGTGAGGGAGACCGTTCCTGGCCCTGCAGCGTCCTCACTCGCCAAGGAGGAGGCCGAGTGGACTGCAGGAGAGGCCTGCCCAGCACCCTGCTCTACACAGGAAGCCCTGGCCCAGAGGGTGCCCAGTGCTGAGGCCTGCCGCGGAGGAGACGCAGCGTCTGGGCTGAGGCCCAGGGCTGAG AGGGAGGACACGGCGGAGCTCGGGGTCCGTCTGGTGAACTCCCTTGTGGACCATGGCCGCAACTCAGATCTATCAGACAtccaagaggaggaggaagaggaggaagaggatgaggagcTGGGTTCCAGGACTTGCTCTTTCCAGAAGCAGGTTGCTGGCAGCTGCATTAGGGAGAATGGGGCCAAG ccccagcccgaCCCCATCTGGGAGACTGACAGCGACGAGGAGGTCTTGGAGCAGATCCTGGAGCTGCCCCTCCAGCAGTTCTGCAGCAAGAAGCTCTTTAGCatccctgaggaggaggaggaagaggatgaggaggatgaggaggacaaagagaggccaggggctggctgTTCTTCCCGAGACCCTGGCGTTCCTGAGCCTGCAGTGCTGGGGCTGGGCTGTGACAGCAGTCTGCCCCGAGGACCTGGCCCGTGTCCGTTGTCTCCTGAGCCCTCCAGGGCTGGGGACCGCCTGGAGGACATGCCCGGACTAGTTGGTGGAAACAGCTGGAAGAGAGGAAATGGCTCCCCCGAGAAGCCCCCAAACCGCAGGCGGTCCCCAGATCCCCGTGAACACTGCAGCCGACTTCTCAGCAACTGCGGGCCCCAGGCCTCTGGACGACCAGGCCCCACGCGGGAGAGGGGGGCCCCCGTTGTGGGCGAGGGTGCCAAGGGTGGACCAGAGGCTGGTGGGAGAGGGCGGCCGGCCCCTTCCCGGAGGTGCCCCCGGGGCCGGGCCCCAGAATCTGGCCTGGCCAGCTGCCTGTCTCCCAAATGCTTGGAAATCAGCATCGAATATGATTCTGAGGATGAACaggaggcgggcggcgggggcgTCAGCATCACCAGCTCCTGCTACCTTGGAGATGGGGAAGCCTGGGGCACAGCACCTATAGGAAGGCCCAGGGGACCTCTGAAGGCCAATTCAGGCCTCAACCCCTACCCACGCCTCCTGGCCTGGGAGAAAGGGGAGCCAGAACGGAGAGGCCGCAGTGCGACTGGCAGAGCCAAGGAGCAACCCTCCCGG GCAGCAGAGTCGGGGGAgcccagagggcagaggggcccccCAAGGAAAGGGGGCCGGGCCCCCAGGCCCACCGAGCTGG CCCCTCCGAGGAGTCCCCCAGAAGTGCTGGCTTACCAGGACCTACCTGTCAGGGTCTTTGTGGCTCTGTTTGACTATGACCCTGTGTCAATGTCACCCAACCCTGATGCTGGGGAAGAGGAGCTCCCCTTCCGGGAGGGCCAGATCCTGAAG GTGTTTGGGGACAAGGATGCCGATGGCTTCTACCGGGGTGAAGGTGGGGGCCGGACTGGCTACATCCCCTGCAACATGGTGGCTGAGGTAGCTGTGGACAGTCTTGTGGGGAGACAACAGTTGTTCCAGCGGGGTTATTTGTCCCCAGATGTTCTCATTGAGGGCTCAG GGAATTGTCCCTTTGTGTACTCCACAGCCCGCACAGCTGGGCCTCCTCCCAAGCCCCGCCGCTCCAAGAAAA CTGAGTCAGaaggccctgcccagcccagtgcAG GCTTCCCCCAGCCGGTCTCCTCTGCCAGCCTGAAAGCTCCCCGCTCCATGGTGGCTGCATTTGACTACAATCCCCAGGAGAGCTCCCCCAACATGGATGTGGAG GCAGAGCTACCCTTCCGGGCAGGGGACGTCATTACTGTGTTCGGGGGCATGGACGATGATGGTTTCTACTAT GGCGAGCTGAATGGACAGAGGGGCCTGGTTCCATCCAACTTCCTGGAGGGCCCTGGGCCTGAGGCGGGCAGCTCAGACAGGGAGCCTGGGACACCCCAGGCTGAGAGTCAG GACCGGGCCAGCTCAACACAAGGACCCCCAGAgcccccaggctggccctgtgccccTGGCTCTGGCAGCTTCCCCAG